The following proteins are encoded in a genomic region of Sorangiineae bacterium MSr12523:
- a CDS encoding DUF1479 domain-containing protein, with translation MSEADVPDVTPDIAAFKRSLADRSGALRDAFERARAHVRREVDAIHADAAAGRPVIPEVDYRSIENEGIPATFEAAVRRRGCAIVRGVFPRERAAGWFAELGTYLDTNRYEEREKQKRGLDRYFATLQSGRPQIFGIYWSKPQVQARQDERLTRTRAFLDRIWRHDGVFDATRQCTYADRVRRREPGDKSLGLSPHIDGGSVERWIDPGFQQVYGSVFSGDVDAYDPFDATHRLKTREIPSPAVCSVFRTYQGWTALTRQGPRDGTLQLIPMAKGMAYVLLRALQNDVAEGDLCGAQPCRALGVSAAWHPDLIAGLVSIPEVEPGDAVFWHTDVAHAVGNEHSGNEYASVIYIGSAPDCAKNRAYLQRQKDAFLSGQSAPDFAAEDYEVDFVGRATIQDLTDLGRSQMGL, from the coding sequence ATGAGCGAAGCCGACGTTCCGGATGTCACGCCCGACATTGCCGCCTTCAAGCGGAGCTTGGCCGATCGATCCGGCGCACTTCGTGACGCTTTCGAACGGGCGCGCGCGCACGTCCGGCGTGAGGTCGATGCCATTCATGCCGATGCCGCCGCCGGCCGCCCGGTGATTCCCGAGGTCGACTATCGAAGCATCGAGAACGAAGGCATTCCCGCTACGTTCGAGGCGGCCGTCCGCCGCAGAGGCTGCGCCATCGTGCGCGGCGTCTTTCCGCGCGAGCGTGCGGCGGGTTGGTTCGCCGAGCTGGGCACCTACCTCGACACGAACCGGTACGAGGAGCGGGAAAAGCAAAAGCGCGGGCTCGATCGCTATTTCGCGACGCTGCAATCGGGCAGGCCGCAAATCTTTGGCATCTATTGGTCCAAACCCCAGGTGCAGGCCCGGCAGGACGAACGCCTCACACGGACCCGCGCCTTTCTCGACCGCATCTGGCGGCACGACGGCGTGTTCGACGCCACGCGCCAATGCACCTATGCCGATCGCGTGCGCCGCCGCGAGCCGGGGGACAAGAGCCTGGGGCTTTCGCCGCACATCGATGGCGGTTCGGTCGAGCGCTGGATCGACCCGGGTTTTCAGCAAGTCTATGGCAGCGTCTTTTCCGGTGATGTGGACGCATACGACCCATTCGATGCCACACACCGCTTGAAAACGCGGGAGATCCCATCGCCGGCCGTTTGCAGCGTATTTCGTACCTACCAAGGATGGACTGCATTGACGCGGCAAGGGCCGCGCGATGGAACCTTGCAATTGATCCCCATGGCCAAGGGTATGGCCTATGTCCTTTTGCGCGCGCTGCAGAACGATGTCGCCGAGGGCGATCTATGCGGTGCGCAGCCCTGCCGTGCCCTCGGGGTGAGCGCCGCCTGGCATCCGGATCTCATCGCGGGACTGGTCTCCATTCCGGAGGTGGAGCCCGGCGACGCCGTGTTTTGGCACACGGATGTGGCGCACGCGGTGGGCAATGAGCACAGCGGAAACGAGTACGCGAGCGTCATTTACATTGGTTCCGCGCCCGATTGTGCAAAAAATCGTGCCTATCTGCAGCGGCAAAAGGATGCGTTTCTCTCGGGGCAATCGGCGCCAGATTTCGCCGCCGAGGATTACGAAGTCGACTTCGTGGGGCGAGCAACGATACAAGACTTGACGGATCTAGGACGTTCGCAAATGGGACTTTGA
- a CDS encoding phytanoyl-CoA dioxygenase family protein: MEVSPDQKTELDERGYLVVPDAIDEDELARLSCAFERAVTQGGTEHAPISETTPGADAWQRFAALPIVHAAARHILGRPFRVSQLHGRNPLPGYGQQGLHTDWPTRSPGSAYVVVTVIGMFDDFTQDNGATRVVPGSHLWTRPLPKSLAQPLAHHPQECIVTGKAGSVLVFNGHLLHSGTQNRSPQRRRAAQMVLLAQEVTR; the protein is encoded by the coding sequence ATGGAGGTATCGCCCGACCAAAAAACGGAGCTCGACGAACGAGGCTACCTCGTCGTGCCGGATGCCATCGATGAGGACGAGCTGGCTCGGCTTTCGTGCGCCTTCGAGCGGGCGGTGACCCAGGGCGGGACGGAGCATGCGCCTATTTCGGAAACGACGCCGGGAGCCGATGCATGGCAGCGCTTTGCGGCGCTGCCTATCGTGCATGCCGCTGCGCGGCATATTCTTGGGCGCCCATTTCGCGTGAGTCAATTGCATGGGCGCAATCCACTTCCGGGATATGGTCAGCAGGGATTGCACACGGATTGGCCCACGCGTTCGCCGGGCAGCGCCTACGTCGTGGTGACGGTGATCGGGATGTTCGACGACTTCACGCAGGACAATGGTGCCACCCGGGTCGTGCCCGGGAGCCATCTTTGGACGCGGCCATTGCCGAAGTCGCTCGCGCAGCCGCTGGCGCATCACCCGCAGGAATGCATCGTCACGGGAAAAGCCGGGTCCGTGCTCGTCTTCAATGGCCACCTTTTGCATTCGGGCACGCAAAACCGAAGTCCGCAAAGGCGCCGCGCCGCGCAAATGGTCCTACTCGCCCAGGAGGTCACGCGATGA
- a CDS encoding M20/M25/M40 family metallo-hydrolase — protein MYAHAPRSTEPLEHRRLRLPDTVGILLYIVVALLAIRSVVGRSAEDLVAEAPDFDLARAVNDVGAMAQHRHPLGSPEHDKVREYIEAELRAAGLEVHTQEALSCTIIAFAENCGRVRNVVGRIPGTGGGDVVLFSAHYDSVPTSYGASDDGAGSAALLAVARRFAKEPPARNDIVVLFADAEEDGLLGAAAFVRENPLAKRVRAFVNFEARGTHGASAMYASTPGSAPLLRAFAASAVRPASDSFVALLANTLPNGADSMVYEHAGLAGLSFAFADGLENYHTERDSLANTAQGSLAHHAVQALALAHALRDADLAKPSTEANPAHFDVLGRWAIAYPAWLARLLALGAVVAVIVTIARRPSALRLLAWALALVAAATLVAIVLGTLVRTGASIETSIAHAASSALGIVVAGGSLLVALVGRDAARPWGRAWTEGLALLFAALTAFIGVVAPQASFAFALPALAMALQSRLRGDERRLAWWVLAAVPLYVFGRVAALIAVLMGGMAPPLSLVFSVFAVAPIAARFLARPMAWSLLGAAFVGGVALAAIPLHARAIPHDPNFGVPWPAAQATTAKPPPSATVESRTVVDGRTRLAVRLQPTRGGARIELRASSEGRLVSAGGTAPMILPRFSLETDRRLLRLLYPALAPDSLYVNILAPHPNGERIEIDVAPNAKLFITECTDRTHPDTCATAAPIAL, from the coding sequence ATGTACGCACACGCCCCGCGCTCCACCGAGCCACTCGAACATCGTCGCTTGAGGCTACCCGATACGGTCGGGATCTTGCTCTACATCGTGGTTGCCTTGCTCGCAATCCGCAGCGTCGTCGGCCGCAGTGCCGAGGATCTCGTTGCCGAGGCACCGGATTTCGACCTTGCACGCGCGGTAAACGATGTAGGTGCCATGGCGCAGCATCGGCACCCACTCGGTTCGCCGGAGCACGACAAGGTGCGCGAATACATCGAGGCGGAGCTGCGAGCCGCCGGCCTGGAGGTGCACACGCAGGAGGCCCTCTCGTGCACCATCATTGCTTTCGCGGAGAACTGCGGACGGGTCCGCAACGTGGTGGGGCGCATTCCCGGAACCGGCGGCGGCGATGTCGTGTTGTTTTCCGCGCACTACGATTCCGTGCCCACTTCGTACGGCGCGAGCGACGATGGAGCAGGATCGGCCGCCTTACTTGCCGTGGCCCGGCGCTTCGCAAAAGAGCCGCCCGCGCGCAACGATATCGTCGTTCTTTTCGCCGATGCCGAAGAGGACGGGCTGCTCGGTGCGGCGGCGTTCGTGCGCGAAAATCCGCTCGCCAAACGGGTGCGCGCCTTCGTCAACTTCGAGGCCCGTGGCACGCATGGGGCATCGGCCATGTACGCGAGCACGCCGGGCAGTGCGCCGCTTCTCCGCGCCTTTGCCGCCTCGGCGGTGCGCCCGGCGTCCGATTCGTTCGTCGCCCTGCTCGCGAACACCCTGCCCAATGGCGCAGACTCGATGGTGTACGAGCACGCGGGCCTCGCAGGCCTCTCGTTTGCCTTCGCAGACGGCTTGGAGAACTACCACACGGAGCGCGATTCGCTCGCGAACACGGCCCAAGGCAGCCTGGCGCACCACGCCGTGCAGGCGCTGGCGTTGGCGCACGCACTCCGCGATGCCGATCTCGCAAAGCCTTCGACGGAGGCCAATCCGGCGCACTTCGATGTGCTGGGCCGCTGGGCGATCGCCTACCCGGCGTGGCTCGCGCGCCTTCTGGCCCTCGGCGCCGTGGTCGCCGTGATCGTGACGATCGCGCGCCGGCCATCGGCCCTTCGCCTGCTGGCCTGGGCGCTCGCCCTCGTGGCCGCTGCGACGCTGGTCGCCATCGTTCTGGGCACGCTCGTCCGAACGGGCGCGAGCATCGAGACGAGCATCGCCCATGCTGCGTCGTCGGCGCTGGGCATCGTCGTGGCGGGCGGCAGCCTCCTGGTCGCACTGGTGGGACGCGACGCGGCGCGCCCGTGGGGTCGCGCATGGACGGAGGGCTTGGCGCTGCTCTTTGCTGCGCTCACCGCGTTCATCGGCGTGGTGGCACCGCAGGCGAGCTTCGCCTTCGCACTGCCCGCGCTCGCGATGGCGCTGCAATCGCGCCTTCGCGGGGACGAGCGGAGGCTCGCGTGGTGGGTCCTCGCCGCGGTGCCGCTCTACGTCTTCGGGCGGGTCGCGGCCCTCATCGCGGTTCTCATGGGTGGAATGGCCCCACCGCTGTCGCTCGTCTTCAGCGTCTTTGCCGTCGCGCCCATCGCCGCGAGGTTTCTCGCGAGGCCCATGGCATGGAGCCTGCTGGGCGCGGCCTTCGTCGGAGGCGTCGCCCTCGCAGCCATTCCGCTGCACGCGCGAGCGATTCCGCACGACCCGAACTTCGGTGTGCCATGGCCCGCCGCCCAAGCCACCACCGCGAAGCCGCCTCCCAGCGCCACTGTGGAATCGCGCACCGTGGTGGATGGTCGCACGCGCCTCGCCGTACGGCTCCAACCCACCCGGGGCGGCGCCCGCATCGAACTGCGCGCCTCGAGCGAGGGCCGCCTCGTTTCCGCGGGAGGCACCGCCCCCATGATCCTACCGCGCTTCTCCCTCGAAACAGACCGGCGCCTGCTCCGCCTCCTCTATCCCGCTTTGGCTCCCGACTCGTTGTACGTCAACATCCTCGCCCCCCACCCCAACGGCGAGCGCATCGAAATCGACGTCGCCCCCAATGCCAAATTGTTCATCACCGAGTGCACCGACCGCACCCACCCCGACACCTGCGCCACCGCTGCTCCCATTGCCCTTTGA
- a CDS encoding YvaD family protein, which yields MMPSTFLRRVRPFFLVTDIGFIVYWAITALHALPPSWLFKDYDQSLAVAWNWSFLPLDLFVSATGLGSLALAKKRPQVAVRLAALSLVLTSCSGLQAISFWAARCDVDMGWWLPNLYLLLYPLPFLAMFVRSETPVLAAR from the coding sequence ATGATGCCTTCCACCTTCCTCCGGCGCGTTCGCCCCTTTTTCTTGGTCACGGACATTGGTTTCATCGTGTATTGGGCCATCACGGCCTTGCACGCGTTGCCGCCTTCATGGCTCTTCAAAGATTACGATCAGTCCTTGGCCGTGGCGTGGAATTGGTCGTTTCTTCCCCTCGACCTTTTCGTCTCGGCCACGGGGCTGGGATCTTTGGCGCTGGCAAAGAAGCGGCCCCAGGTGGCGGTGCGGCTCGCGGCGCTTTCCCTCGTCTTGACGTCGTGCTCGGGCCTGCAGGCGATTTCCTTTTGGGCGGCCCGATGTGACGTCGATATGGGCTGGTGGCTGCCCAATCTCTATTTGCTTTTGTACCCCCTGCCGTTCTTGGCGATGTTCGTTCGCTCGGAGACACCGGTGCTCGCCGCGCGCTAG
- a CDS encoding SWIM zinc finger domain-containing protein codes for MNLSVEQVLGLAPDSNAASAGRKLGVASSWKGLARSERALWGECQGSALYRVCVDPDTMASKCTCPSRKFPCKHALGLMLLAAGSLGAFSTGTEPPAWVLEWVERRTASAERKKEKEAEPAKTPDPAEQAKRAERRRQRVVKGIEGLDLWMSDLIRQGLAQVEDRPAAFWEGQAARLVDAQAPGLASRVRRLGRYVGNHVSDWPVKLLGEMGRIALLTHAFRRIEELPAPLQADVRQLIGWSLSHEEILTSGEAVQDAWLLAGQSLFDEERFRVQRNWLVGTHTGRVALFLQFAAGTAPFAENMMPGTVFDAELVYRPSAFPQRALIRANPAKERAPRAWSERLPGFDRIESFRIWYAEALALLPWLERTFAGLRGVTPVRTAVGACIVRDAEGGALPLVRNDAWTLFALSGGESIDLAAEWNGEALTPIAVMHKGEYHVIPAPADDEEDA; via the coding sequence ATGAATCTGAGCGTCGAACAAGTGTTGGGGCTGGCGCCCGATTCCAATGCGGCTTCGGCGGGGCGGAAGCTCGGCGTGGCGTCATCGTGGAAAGGGTTGGCGCGAAGTGAGCGTGCGCTCTGGGGAGAATGCCAGGGCAGTGCGCTTTATCGGGTGTGCGTGGATCCCGACACGATGGCGTCCAAGTGCACGTGCCCGAGTCGGAAGTTCCCTTGCAAGCATGCGTTGGGGCTGATGCTTCTCGCCGCGGGATCGCTGGGTGCCTTTTCCACGGGGACGGAGCCGCCGGCCTGGGTACTCGAATGGGTGGAACGGCGCACGGCAAGTGCGGAGCGGAAGAAGGAAAAGGAGGCCGAGCCCGCGAAAACGCCGGATCCCGCGGAACAGGCCAAACGCGCCGAGCGGCGGCGGCAACGTGTCGTGAAAGGCATCGAGGGGCTCGATTTGTGGATGAGCGACTTGATCCGGCAGGGGCTTGCGCAAGTCGAGGACCGGCCGGCCGCCTTTTGGGAGGGTCAGGCGGCGCGGCTCGTGGATGCGCAGGCGCCGGGGCTCGCGTCACGGGTGCGGCGGCTCGGTCGTTACGTGGGCAACCATGTTTCGGATTGGCCGGTGAAGCTGCTCGGCGAGATGGGGCGCATTGCGCTTTTGACGCACGCGTTCCGGCGGATCGAGGAGCTGCCAGCGCCCCTCCAGGCCGACGTGCGGCAGCTCATTGGGTGGTCGCTTTCGCACGAGGAGATCCTGACGTCGGGCGAGGCGGTTCAGGATGCGTGGCTTCTCGCCGGGCAATCGCTGTTCGACGAAGAGCGCTTTCGCGTGCAGCGCAATTGGCTGGTGGGCACGCACACGGGACGGGTGGCGCTGTTTCTGCAATTTGCCGCGGGCACCGCGCCCTTCGCGGAGAACATGATGCCCGGCACGGTGTTCGATGCGGAGCTGGTTTATCGCCCGAGTGCCTTCCCGCAGCGGGCACTCATTCGCGCGAATCCTGCCAAAGAGCGGGCGCCGCGTGCCTGGTCCGAACGGCTACCCGGGTTCGATCGAATCGAGAGCTTTCGCATTTGGTACGCCGAAGCGCTGGCCCTGCTGCCTTGGCTCGAGCGAACCTTCGCGGGGTTGCGCGGCGTGACACCGGTACGCACGGCCGTGGGCGCATGCATCGTGCGCGACGCCGAAGGCGGTGCCCTGCCCCTCGTGCGCAACGATGCGTGGACCTTGTTTGCGCTCTCGGGGGGCGAGTCCATCGACCTGGCGGCGGAGTGGAATGGCGAGGCGCTGACGCCCATCGCGGTGATGCACAAGGGCGAATACCATGTGATTCCCGCGCCCGCGGACGATGAGGAGGACGCGTAA
- a CDS encoding TonB-dependent receptor, protein MRLRSFVPSIASIAALSATIAYVAPARAQQGAAVLTGRVVDAASKKGVADVVVTVTSPALQGEEVVTTDKSGTYRIPSLPPGVYTLHLDKEGYRAYQKDQIQLRADATIRLDADLLPEGLKAEEVVIVAHAPTVDVGSSTTGTSINNEFTSRIPITNPGARGGAQRTFESVAEATPGAAADQFGTSISGSTSPENTYVIDGLRTSSARFGVNGSPLSIEFVKEVNILSGGYMPEYGRSTGGIFNVVTKSGSNDYHGNVWANWTPGALEGSRKYPYFSGSAVQTRRSLANVYDVGFDQSGPIVKDRLWYYVGFGVSRAIYNLDRTIHRNVLNLDDGAVLGTEEVPGSTQRYQASQTSYQIFAKLDFRLNQNNKFALTFAATPTFAGGNGDYGVNPQSGLIENATTELNLAGQYTALAHSYRSGAYDTVLKWTSEFDNKSKIVETSVGWHHEVGGKLGADGFNVGSGFGLADLSQVQYRRSDPSLHGLTDFERAPGCNSVTLRNGSAVSPCPMLTYLGGGPGQIDQLVLDTYAAKSILTVLAQGLGHHVIKAGAEVELSTSWYSRGYSGTIQWREDSDGQSYTAGHVYGQLTKPDEALLLDRLQSRSHSLNIGGFIQDSWQIMDKVTLNAGIRYDNQLMFGTDGKMLIALPNQISPRVGLIFDPTQKGQSKLFFNYARFYESIPLDLMDRQTGEEELRMVVPGSSCNPGDAGQAAGVCRTASARTRFPATGGYNASGVPDRKYLPFGAGKAVIDPDLSPQSSSEIVGGGEYEIVKNGRIGVSYTRRWMNNVIEDMSNNESASFFIGNPGKGIAKNFPEATRNYDAGTVYFMKTFADGWLAQVSYTLSWLRGNQAGLYDPTTGQLDPNMNSTFDLISLLPNQQGDLPNDHRHNIKVFAAKDVKITRQSILHLGGSVAARSGGPTNYLGAHNLYGQDFIYILPRGSGERLPWNGTVNTQVGYEWKFDSGMTLGVTMDVFNLLNLQGPLAVDQKYTTADVLPIVNGSKADVPGNIKTPTGGAFDPKSINPNFGNANYYQEPRQFRFGIRGSF, encoded by the coding sequence ATGCGACTTCGATCCTTTGTTCCTTCCATTGCTTCCATTGCTGCCTTGTCGGCCACCATCGCCTATGTCGCGCCCGCGCGCGCGCAGCAAGGTGCGGCGGTTCTCACGGGCCGCGTCGTCGATGCCGCGTCGAAAAAAGGCGTGGCCGACGTCGTTGTTACCGTGACATCTCCCGCGCTCCAAGGCGAAGAAGTCGTGACGACGGACAAATCCGGCACGTATCGAATTCCGTCCTTGCCGCCGGGCGTCTACACGCTCCACTTGGACAAAGAAGGATACCGGGCCTACCAGAAGGACCAGATTCAACTCCGCGCCGATGCGACCATTCGGCTCGATGCCGATCTTCTGCCCGAGGGCCTCAAGGCCGAAGAGGTGGTCATCGTCGCGCACGCGCCCACGGTCGACGTGGGCTCGAGCACCACGGGCACGAGCATCAACAATGAATTCACCTCGCGCATCCCGATCACGAATCCGGGCGCGCGAGGTGGTGCACAGCGCACCTTCGAATCGGTGGCCGAGGCTACGCCGGGGGCTGCCGCGGACCAATTCGGCACCTCGATCAGCGGCAGCACGTCGCCCGAGAATACGTACGTCATCGACGGCCTGCGCACGAGCAGCGCGCGATTCGGTGTGAATGGGTCGCCCCTTTCCATCGAGTTCGTCAAAGAGGTGAACATTCTCTCGGGCGGGTACATGCCCGAATACGGGCGATCCACCGGCGGTATCTTCAACGTCGTCACCAAATCGGGCTCCAACGATTACCATGGCAACGTTTGGGCGAATTGGACGCCGGGCGCCCTCGAAGGGTCGCGCAAGTACCCGTATTTCTCGGGAAGCGCCGTTCAAACGCGCCGTTCGCTCGCCAATGTGTACGACGTGGGGTTCGACCAGAGTGGTCCCATCGTCAAAGACCGACTCTGGTATTACGTGGGATTCGGCGTCTCGCGCGCGATTTACAATCTGGATCGCACGATTCATCGGAACGTCCTCAATCTGGACGACGGCGCCGTGCTGGGGACGGAGGAAGTTCCCGGCAGCACGCAGCGGTACCAGGCGAGTCAGACCTCGTACCAGATTTTCGCCAAACTCGATTTCCGCCTCAATCAGAACAACAAATTCGCATTGACGTTTGCCGCCACCCCGACGTTCGCGGGTGGAAATGGCGATTACGGCGTCAATCCGCAATCGGGTCTGATCGAGAATGCCACCACCGAGTTGAACCTTGCAGGTCAGTACACCGCATTGGCCCACAGTTACCGCTCGGGCGCCTACGACACGGTGCTCAAGTGGACGTCGGAGTTCGACAACAAGTCGAAAATCGTGGAGACCTCCGTGGGCTGGCACCACGAGGTGGGCGGAAAGCTCGGGGCGGATGGATTCAACGTCGGATCGGGATTCGGTTTGGCCGATCTGTCGCAAGTGCAGTATCGGCGGAGCGATCCGTCGTTGCACGGCCTGACCGACTTCGAGCGCGCGCCCGGATGCAATTCGGTGACCTTGCGCAATGGCAGTGCGGTCTCGCCCTGTCCCATGCTCACGTACCTGGGCGGCGGCCCTGGGCAGATCGATCAGCTGGTGCTCGATACGTATGCGGCCAAGAGCATCCTCACCGTGCTGGCGCAAGGCCTGGGGCACCACGTCATCAAGGCAGGCGCCGAGGTGGAGCTTTCCACGTCGTGGTACAGCCGCGGTTATTCCGGCACGATCCAGTGGCGTGAAGATTCCGATGGGCAGTCGTACACCGCGGGGCACGTGTATGGTCAATTGACCAAGCCCGACGAGGCGTTGTTGCTCGACCGGCTGCAATCGCGTTCGCACAGCCTGAACATCGGCGGCTTCATCCAGGATAGCTGGCAGATCATGGATAAGGTGACGCTCAACGCGGGCATTCGGTACGACAATCAGCTCATGTTCGGTACCGACGGCAAAATGCTCATTGCCTTGCCGAATCAGATTTCGCCGCGCGTCGGTTTGATTTTCGATCCGACGCAAAAAGGGCAATCGAAGCTCTTTTTCAATTACGCGCGTTTCTACGAGAGCATTCCGCTCGACCTGATGGACCGGCAGACGGGCGAGGAGGAGCTGCGTATGGTGGTGCCGGGTTCCTCCTGCAATCCGGGCGATGCGGGGCAGGCGGCGGGCGTCTGTCGAACCGCCTCGGCGCGCACGCGCTTTCCGGCGACCGGCGGCTACAATGCCAGCGGCGTTCCCGATCGGAAATACTTGCCCTTCGGCGCGGGCAAGGCGGTCATCGATCCGGATTTGAGCCCGCAATCGTCGAGTGAGATCGTCGGCGGTGGCGAGTACGAGATCGTCAAGAATGGCCGCATCGGTGTTTCGTACACGCGACGCTGGATGAACAACGTCATCGAAGATATGAGCAACAACGAGAGCGCGAGCTTCTTCATCGGCAATCCCGGCAAGGGCATCGCGAAGAACTTCCCCGAGGCGACGCGCAATTACGATGCGGGAACCGTGTACTTCATGAAGACGTTCGCCGACGGCTGGCTCGCGCAAGTGAGCTACACGCTGTCATGGCTGCGCGGAAACCAGGCGGGGCTCTACGATCCGACCACCGGGCAGCTCGACCCGAACATGAACTCGACGTTCGACCTGATTTCGCTGCTGCCGAACCAGCAAGGCGATTTGCCGAACGACCACCGGCACAACATCAAGGTGTTCGCAGCCAAGGACGTGAAGATCACGCGCCAATCGATTTTGCACCTGGGTGGCTCCGTTGCCGCCCGCTCCGGTGGGCCTACGAATTATTTGGGCGCGCACAATCTTTATGGGCAGGACTTCATCTACATCTTGCCGCGCGGCAGCGGCGAGCGGCTCCCGTGGAACGGTACGGTGAATACGCAGGTCGGCTACGAGTGGAAGTTCGACAGCGGGATGACCTTGGGGGTAACGATGGATGTCTTCAACCTGCTGAATCTGCAGGGCCCTCTGGCAGTCGATCAGAAGTACACGACGGCCGACGTGCTGCCCATCGTCAATGGTTCGAAGGCCGACGTGCCGGGCAACATCAAGACGCCGACGGGCGGGGCCTTCGACCCAAAGAGCATCAATCCCAACTTCGGCAACGCCAACTACTACCAGGAGCCGCGCCAGTTCCGTTTCGGCATTCGCGGTAGCTTCTAG
- a CDS encoding beta-lactamase family protein produces MGIRHLLLSWLVIGASLGCAARTAPPRVAGKKVDPLAAKVDSVFARFTPATPGCAVGIYRAGQVVFSRGYGMADLEHGVPIRPNTVFDIASVSKQFTATAIVLLVQDGKLSLDDGIRKFLPELPEYTAPITVRHLLQHTSGLRDYPDLLLLEGFDIQDVTTDYDALWAIIHQRALNFAPGTAWAYSNSGYFLASLIVKRVSGETLAAFSKRRIFDPLGMTHTHFHDDPAALVPNRALGYTPLEADKYGVVWSGFSQTGDGAVMTTVEDLARWDANFYEPKLGGPKLLEALRTSGKLTNGRPTSYGMGLQFDSVRGIAHESHSGGWVGYKAHLERLPSERWSVAVLCNGDNVPASELAEGVFAAIDPRFRSDEPEGTTASAPPLEPFTGEYVDPVSLDARRFSVENGALVFRRGWSGGNAQTLVPLGPRMFRAKGGIARYEFVGDASGKPARVQRFVDGEEPTTYERTAARFTPNAKELEIYAGRYTSDEMRHDASVQIIGDNLYFGPWGRRPTIRLTPVRPDGFHAGATGFFFERDRAGKVIGLRLWDERSRNIRFKWKSRE; encoded by the coding sequence ATGGGTATCCGTCACCTTCTCTTGTCTTGGCTCGTGATTGGCGCCTCGCTGGGATGTGCAGCGCGGACGGCACCGCCGCGCGTGGCCGGCAAGAAGGTGGATCCTCTCGCGGCGAAGGTCGATTCCGTTTTTGCACGGTTCACGCCGGCGACGCCCGGCTGTGCGGTGGGCATTTACCGTGCGGGGCAAGTCGTGTTTTCGCGCGGCTATGGCATGGCCGACCTCGAGCACGGCGTGCCCATTCGGCCCAATACGGTGTTCGACATCGCGTCGGTGTCGAAGCAATTCACCGCGACGGCCATCGTCCTTCTGGTGCAAGATGGAAAGCTCTCGCTCGACGACGGCATTCGCAAATTCCTTCCGGAGCTCCCGGAATACACGGCGCCCATTACCGTGCGGCATCTGCTGCAGCATACGAGCGGCTTGCGCGACTATCCGGACCTGCTGCTGTTGGAAGGCTTCGACATTCAGGACGTGACCACGGATTATGATGCGCTCTGGGCCATCATTCACCAGCGGGCGCTGAACTTTGCGCCGGGCACGGCGTGGGCATATTCCAATTCCGGGTATTTCCTGGCCTCGCTCATCGTGAAGCGGGTCTCGGGGGAGACGCTGGCGGCGTTCAGCAAGCGGCGCATTTTCGATCCCCTCGGCATGACGCATACGCATTTCCACGACGATCCAGCGGCGCTCGTGCCGAATCGGGCGCTGGGGTACACGCCGCTCGAAGCGGACAAATACGGCGTGGTGTGGAGTGGCTTTTCCCAGACGGGCGATGGTGCGGTCATGACCACCGTCGAGGATTTGGCCCGGTGGGATGCGAACTTCTACGAGCCGAAGCTCGGCGGGCCAAAGCTGCTCGAGGCACTGCGCACCTCGGGCAAGCTGACCAATGGGCGGCCCACGAGTTACGGCATGGGGCTGCAGTTCGACTCCGTTCGAGGCATTGCGCACGAGTCGCACTCGGGAGGCTGGGTCGGTTACAAGGCGCACCTCGAGCGGCTTCCGTCGGAGCGGTGGTCGGTGGCCGTTCTCTGCAACGGCGACAATGTGCCGGCCAGCGAGCTGGCCGAGGGGGTGTTCGCGGCCATCGATCCGAGGTTCCGCTCGGACGAGCCCGAAGGTACGACCGCGAGCGCGCCGCCGCTCGAGCCGTTTACGGGCGAGTATGTCGACCCCGTGTCGCTCGATGCGCGCAGGTTCTCCGTGGAAAATGGTGCGCTGGTCTTTCGCCGCGGTTGGTCCGGCGGCAATGCGCAGACCTTGGTGCCCCTCGGGCCGCGCATGTTTCGCGCAAAGGGAGGCATCGCGCGCTACGAGTTCGTCGGCGACGCCTCGGGAAAGCCCGCGCGCGTGCAGCGCTTCGTCGATGGCGAGGAGCCCACGACGTACGAGCGCACCGCCGCGCGTTTCACACCGAACGCCAAGGAGCTCGAGATCTACGCCGGCCGCTACACCAGCGACGAAATGCGCCACGATGCCTCGGTTCAAATCATCGGCGACAATCTGTATTTCGGCCCCTGGGGCCGCAGGCCCACCATCCGACTGACCCCGGTTCGGCCCGATGGCTTCCACGCAGGTGCCACCGGCTTTTTCTTCGAGCGCGATCGCGCCGGCAAAGTCATTGGCTTGCGTCTCTGGGACGAGCGCTCGCGCAATATTCGATTCAAATGGAAGTCGCGCGAATGA